The Vanacampus margaritifer isolate UIUO_Vmar chromosome 15, RoL_Vmar_1.0, whole genome shotgun sequence genome contains the following window.
acAATTTTGGTCAGTATTTTtgaatgtgaaaatattttgtgcattttgctTTTGCCACTATAGCTCAAAATTGTGAATAGATTTATCTATAATGCTAGAACCCACCCACGCACCCCATTgactcaaacacacacagtatacagGATCATTGCTGGGTTCTTAGAGCTCCGTCCTTCCCTCGGACATCGAGGGGTCTGCGGCGGCACCTGTGGAGGAGGAGCCAGAGGCCCCCTCCGCATCTTTGGGCTGGAACGACAGTGAGGCCGAGTTGATGCAGTAACGTTTCCCAGTGGGCTTTGGGCCGTCATCGAACAAGTGTCCAAGATGGGCTCCGCACTGCATTTGAATGGAAAAGAAACATAGTAAAGCAGTGGGTCTTAACCTTGTTGGGAGTACTGAGCCCAATCtgctttggcattgcaaatcatgcagttaggacgctgactcccatcactcaaatcaactctatatttatagagcactttaaaataaccaccgctgttttcttgATGTAGAgaccaggggcagcagatacaatgaaaacagcagaggccccagaattgaaccctgcggaacaccatacTTTCCaacgtgaattcatattgcacatattcaaccaaccacttttttttttttatgctccaCATAGTATTCTGTATGCAAATACTGTAGCTGGATCTCTGGACACTTTTCTGTACACGGTTATTGCATCAGAAATAAATAGTGTGGTGTTGTTAGTGTACCTGGCCACAGGTGGTCTCCACTCTGTGCATGCCATAGGAGAAGTCATCTGACGCAGCGATGGACTCCTCTCTCACAAGGTCAAAGAAGGAAGGCCAACCTGTGCATATGTCATGAATGGGAAAGATAGAGATGAaatttaagggggaaaaaaatgcatctgaCTATTCTCAAATATGTTACGTGTGTGGTTATATTCTGCAGGGACTGcatgatatttgtttttgtatagatctgtacatgaaaaaaaaaaaagagcaaaatctCTATGCAtgagttttgtcatgtttattttcagtcttgtttagtccggtcatgtttagcttctgttttccttgtgtgttccccttgtcttgtcatttcctgttttagtttgaaaattgactcctctcgtttctggtcccttgcccttcctcgtgtggtgtgtgtgtcaaccctgattcatgattgtttccccattaccctcatgtgtcatccaatcagtgccctcagccaggtgtgtcttgttatgtcattagtgttggtgtatttagtcgggtGTCTCCCCcatgtctgtgtcggttcattgttgctgttgtaagTCTTTCACCACGTCACGCTGtcctttttttgccttgtcaggaaccatgtcatgctgtcagatttgcctaagttgtttagccatgtttagattcatgttttgttagttcaatttattttgtactttgaagatagcttttttgattagaaattaaaaccttctttcttggactacacctcggcctccttgctctgccttcccgcatctgggtcctaaagccccaccttactgacaagtTTATGATCACAAGGCTATTCTTACCTGATCCTGAGTCAAATTTGGATTTtgaactgaaaaaacaaacaataatgttaGAAAAACATTCCGACTATATCTCTGTTAGCTACTGCGAACTTGCACAGTAGTaaagttttaattaaatatttgcatGATAAACACttccaaacaaatgaaaaacagaaagactactaataaaaaacaacataatattACCTGAACAACGGTGCCCCACAGACTACACACGTGTAGGTTCCCTCTTCCTTGTGGTATGTGAACTCTCCTGTGAAGGCACTGTGCAAacattttgcaaaagaagcAGAGGTGGAAAAAGTATTCACACACTGTTCAAAGCAAATATCACCTTAACATAAAACATGCATAAAACTATTAATAATCGGCAACACACACCTCTCTGTTCCCCGTTCCTGGGTCACGTGATATTGCATGGGCGTGAGACGTTTTTTCATCTCCTCCTGAGAGAAGGTCACCGGCCATGTTTTCTTGGTTCGAGCAGCTCCTACAGGGAAGATTGATATTATTAACTTGGTTGCCATCAGCAATTAAAGCAgcgagatgattttttttttttataaatgacatttattagtttttcttCTCCACAGAATTTGATCCAAAgctttattttcatcatttaaatatatatattttttaaattaagtgtaTGAATTAGTCAAACAAAATCAGACCCACTCAGTGCGTGCAAGCTGCAAGGAAGCCAAGCAGTGAACCGTTTGTATTGTTAGCGCCCAGATTCTACGTGTGACAACGAACAACACAAACAGCCGTGAAACTAAAGCGTAAAGCATACAGTGTTGATTTTTAATATgctgcaatcttttttttaaattaagtcaaTTATCAACTCGTTTTTGTAGCAACTGTTGTTACCATGACAATCACAGAGGGGTTTTTGTCACTGTTTTATGGCTAGCATCTACGCTAATAACACCGTTCAGAGCCGTGAGCAACTAATGActgattgtttgttttgttcatctctttttcaatattctgaaTTTCTGCTTCCATGTCGTATTGAGCATAACAATAGTGCTTGAAATCATGTAGGGAAAGCTCTTCTTCTCACATCCAACATCATATTTTTCTTTGGACCACCAACTAGTTGATCGAATCAACACTGCCTCTGCTGGCTGCAGCCAAGCAGTGCACTTCATTTTGACTCGATTGCTTCAAGATGCCACACAATCAACAGAAATCAATTGATTGATAATTAGGGCGTTCCTACTGTTGATCCATATACTACCTATTCTGGGTTTAGGGGAAACATTCCATTATTCCCATTTTTCTACCTGTGGTTCCACGTTAATACCTTAACAAGACTGAATGAACACAAGCAAGTAATAAGCACTATATGGAACCTCACTGGGACAAATTGAAGCCTCTTTGCTTTTAAGAATCGTCCAATACctccccaggaaaaaaaaaaaatgaatcgtcCAATACATTTGATCAGATCTCCATGGAAACAGCCAAGCATCAGCACTATTGGTTTTCCCAGGGAGGTTTGataaaaattaagaaaaccAGTGAAGGACGCGCATCattgtgaacacacacacagacaaagtgGGACTGTTAGGACATGCTGACACACCAGCCAAATTACGGCTATTTAAGAAAGAGAGAGGCAGAGCACAGCAGGCACACGGCACCCAGTCAGTGGACCTGAGGGTAGACTGCAGGACCTCAGAGTCACAGGCTGACTCTTGCTTATTAGATGGAGAAGATTGAAGCCCGACATGGCTGCTGAGGAGTGACACACCAACCAGCACTAGAATCAAAACACCCTCCACAGCAGGGCTTACAACAAGGCCTGGGCTGGTGGAAGAGGAGCAGACACAAGGAGAGATAACAACACATAAGAGGTCACGATAACTAAGCGGGGTTATTTGGGATTCCCGGTTCATGCGAGACATAGAATGCAACGGTTATGACTTGGAACACACACCTAGAACGGAAACAAAATGTTAGCTGATGATGGTTGGATACGTCTTCTTCTGAGATTTAAAAGAAGGAAAATGAATAGCAGGATGACAAATTAGGTCACAAACTAACCCTGTGCAGACCGCCTTTCTGACGAATAAACAGCTTCTTTTGTTACTCCATGAGACAAAAAGGGGGCATACAAAAGCTTCATTTACAACGAGAACCACAAGGGCGATACCACAATGAGACTGCCTTAACATGAAAAAGCTCTTTGACAATACCATTAAGAAGTCGAGTCCAGTCATTCGGATTTTATGCCACTTCAGCGGTCATGTCGAAGCCTACCTGGTTCTGTTACGATGTTTAGCGCTATTACTCGTTTATTTAGagagtttatttttttggggggtgggggtcacaTTTTAGTCAGTGTTTTGAATAGTGGAGGTTCACTATTATGTTTTGTAAACCATGGACTACGACTAGAATCATCATTGAATCCAATCCGTCTACTCTCtactgttgaaaatatgactgACTGACTGCTACATTAGCTTCTGCTAACTAGCTGCAAACAACCAGTTAGCTGCTATATGCTTATCATTAGTGATTAAGAGTCGAAAGGTAAACACAAGTAGCAAAGCAGACCTGTCAGTGACTTACTGAGACGCCCGTCGGTACTTGACCGGGTTCGTAACGATTACACTGACGGAGGAAAACCCACTTTAGCCAAGTGCTTAGtccgtccttttttttttttaagttcctcatcattcatcaggaaaacaagCATCCATAAGTGACGGACTGATGGAATGCCCATCTGCTTATTCTTGTATCACATTTAATAATGTTTGTtagctaaacatttttttgtacagaaATGACAGATTTCATGATAGTGACAGTTGGGGTTTTGGAACAAATGTTTTCAGTTTACACCAATGGAAAATTTCATGTAGTGGTTAATTTGCCTGACTCCCATGCAGGCACGTGTAGGTTCTGTTCTAGCAAATGAGAGTGTAAATGGTTGTCTACGTGCTCTGTGAATGACTGGCGACCTGTCCTGGaagtcaactgggataggctccagcaccctgaacaggataagcggtGTCGAGTATGGATGGGTGAAAAATGACGTTCTGAAAAGTGACGTTTTGAAAAAGACGACCAAACAAAAATTGGACCAACGTCATGGAATGGATAGTGGTCGTACGCCTTGTACTACTACAGCTCGAGAAAAATGACTCTACCTAGCAGAATGGCGGACACTGCTGGGCGGCAGACTGAGTTGCTGCCTTGCCCAGTGAGATGGTGCAAGGCCAGGAAGAGCCCACGTCTGAGCAGAGCGGCCATGAGATAGTCACGCTATAGAAAAACAGAGAGTAGACTGGATTATTTGTCGAAATATTTGCACCAGTCTCAAGTTGTGTTTTGAATTTAGAACATTTGCAGGAGAgaagcgtttcaaacaagtttgGTCACGAGTAACCCTGCTGTTACAATTTCCTTATTAGTAATTTATTACACTTAAACGActgttggactttttttttttcataattcctACTGTATGTAAGCAACATATACATAGGGAGTTGTCCAACTAAATGTGCAAACTTCAACGACTTAAATATTAATAGCTGAGTGCATACTAAATGAAGGCAGAGGTGTTGCGTTACAGGTAAACCATCTGAggtattgttgttttttcttgggAACTAAACTAGGTGATTATTACATCAAACATGAGTTTCCAGTGTTTCATTAAAGTCAATGATTGGGGTTTATTTGCATTAAGACTGCAAACCGCATTCTGATGGATACAACAGTAGTAAAAGAAAGCATAccttaaatacaaaaaaatgaaaatatttgaaatgttttttgttttttttacaatttagttTGTTCAAATTTGAACTTTGTCTACTAAAAAGGATTTTAGATATGTTAAAGTATGGATCTTGAAACTGTCAAAGTTTTCATGccataaatttgtcattttactttgtttttattttggggtggCGTGGTAACAGTAATCATGGGTGT
Protein-coding sequences here:
- the msrb3 gene encoding methionine-R-sulfoxide reductase B3 isoform X2 is translated as MSGFNLLHLISKSQPVTLRSCSLPSGAARTKKTWPVTFSQEEMKKRLTPMQYHVTQERGTESAFTGEFTYHKEEGTYTCVVCGAPLFSSKSKFDSGSGWPSFFDLVREESIAASDDFSYGMHRVETTCGQCGAHLGHLFDDGPKPTGKRYCINSASLSFQPKDAEGASGSSSTGAAADPSMSEGRTEL
- the msrb3 gene encoding methionine-R-sulfoxide reductase B3 isoform X1, with product MAALLRRGLFLALHHLTGQGSNSVCRPAVSAILLGAARTKKTWPVTFSQEEMKKRLTPMQYHVTQERGTESAFTGEFTYHKEEGTYTCVVCGAPLFSSKSKFDSGSGWPSFFDLVREESIAASDDFSYGMHRVETTCGQCGAHLGHLFDDGPKPTGKRYCINSASLSFQPKDAEGASGSSSTGAAADPSMSEGRTEL